In the genome of Flexistipes sinusarabici DSM 4947, one region contains:
- a CDS encoding IS1380-like element ISFsi1 family transposase, with protein sequence MSKLNYKLERSNDKITPFGGISLLIPLLDKMGIRNFLDKELDHPGSNRGKPPSSKIIPVILSMICGGRSFSDIDKLSFDKVLSYISGIEDIPDSSSISRYFSKTESMLDEVAVNKTISKLGSLNYKIVKDALKRENLFSVTLDQDATYAKVYKRDAKYCYKKFKAYSSMTCFIGESGYCIDEEFREGNVSAQVGILEQLQRVHKYLESCGIEVSNVRNDSAGYQSKVLNYCFDNDLTFFIGGDLDSSVRKGINHIPSDSWKRYRNRYGDESDNEEIAEFIHCMENTKESFRIIVVRKKIESDNPTVPELLGDKYEYRVIATNSKLDAEKVVHFYNLRGVCEYNIKEAKYGFNLKSFPSGNLAGNGLWFKTGILAYNLIMYLKRIIMGGVYKNKEMGSIRYQVISIAGKLVSHGGNKLKLCCSVDMFKKMEQWRTECLTL encoded by the coding sequence ATGAGCAAACTAAACTACAAATTAGAAAGAAGCAATGATAAAATTACCCCATTTGGTGGAATATCTTTGTTAATCCCACTGTTAGATAAGATGGGCATCCGAAATTTCCTTGATAAAGAACTTGATCATCCAGGCTCTAACAGAGGCAAACCGCCATCTTCTAAAATAATTCCTGTTATTCTATCGATGATATGCGGTGGCAGGAGTTTCAGTGATATCGACAAACTTTCTTTTGATAAGGTTTTAAGCTATATCAGCGGTATTGAAGATATCCCGGATAGTTCCAGCATCAGTAGGTATTTTTCAAAAACAGAAAGCATGTTGGATGAAGTAGCAGTTAATAAAACAATCAGCAAACTGGGCAGTCTCAACTATAAAATAGTGAAAGATGCTTTAAAAAGAGAAAATTTATTTTCAGTTACTCTGGATCAGGACGCCACTTATGCAAAGGTGTATAAAAGGGATGCCAAGTATTGTTATAAGAAATTTAAAGCATACAGTTCTATGACGTGTTTTATAGGAGAGAGCGGTTATTGTATAGACGAGGAATTTCGGGAAGGCAATGTAAGTGCCCAGGTTGGCATACTTGAACAGCTTCAGAGAGTCCATAAATATCTTGAATCTTGTGGTATAGAAGTATCCAATGTTCGTAATGATTCTGCCGGTTACCAATCTAAAGTATTGAATTACTGTTTTGATAACGATTTAACGTTTTTTATAGGAGGTGACCTTGATAGTTCAGTTCGTAAAGGAATAAATCATATACCATCTGATTCATGGAAAAGATATAGAAATAGGTATGGAGATGAAAGCGATAATGAGGAAATAGCAGAGTTTATTCACTGTATGGAAAACACTAAGGAGAGTTTCCGTATAATAGTTGTTCGTAAGAAAATTGAGTCAGACAACCCCACAGTTCCGGAGCTTCTTGGTGATAAATATGAATATCGTGTTATTGCAACTAATTCAAAACTGGATGCAGAAAAGGTGGTACATTTTTATAATTTGCGCGGTGTTTGTGAATACAATATAAAAGAAGCAAAGTATGGTTTTAATTTAAAAAGCTTTCCTTCGGGTAATCTTGCGGGTAACGGCTTATGGTTTAAGACAGGAATACTGGCATATAATCTGATTATGTACCTCAAACGAATCATAATGGGAGGTGTCTATAAAAATAAAGAGATGGGTAGTATACGTTATCAGGTCATATCTATAGCGGGGAAACTTGTGTCCCACGGCGGTAATAAACTGAAGTTGTGCTGCAGTGTGGATATGTTCAAAAAAATGGAACAGTGGAGGACAGAATGTTTAACGTTGTGA
- a CDS encoding phosphate-starvation-inducible PsiE family protein, producing MKYYRNIVRNYDVKESDLKELGSIWEQMSKYSDEFTTDMSAFVVKNFKLPETYSTEITDEYKAMLGKLYERVLSGRFNNDYVSFLIKFSEFNLAYSINQEMVNSLISYARSWIHEKIFQNIPDDFQRKGILMMFHKIMDITGDIIISTYYEDIIKKYSKVFSLKNFIVDISERFSLFMHFILVAILIFLTIAATIFFGYDTLGLLSKNTEHVLITSLGSLLIIWVLVELLHTEIQIIKGGKFKISIFVGVALIAFVRDLLILTLKHETDSITTYFVLASIMVLGLIYWLIARQEQQGTRRSIK from the coding sequence ATGAAATATTACAGAAATATTGTCCGCAATTATGATGTTAAAGAATCCGATTTAAAAGAACTGGGCTCGATCTGGGAACAGATGTCAAAATATAGTGATGAGTTTACAACGGATATGAGTGCTTTTGTGGTAAAAAATTTCAAGCTGCCGGAAACATACAGCACTGAAATCACAGATGAATACAAAGCAATGCTGGGGAAACTGTACGAAAGGGTTTTAAGCGGCAGGTTTAATAATGACTATGTGAGTTTTCTTATAAAATTTTCTGAATTCAATCTTGCTTATTCCATTAATCAGGAAATGGTGAACAGTTTAATCAGTTATGCCCGAAGCTGGATACACGAAAAAATATTTCAGAATATCCCTGATGATTTTCAGAGAAAGGGTATTCTGATGATGTTTCATAAAATAATGGATATAACAGGCGATATTATAATTTCAACATACTATGAGGACATAATAAAGAAATACAGTAAAGTTTTCAGTTTAAAAAATTTTATTGTGGATATAAGTGAACGTTTTTCACTTTTTATGCACTTTATACTTGTAGCTATTTTAATATTTCTTACAATCGCCGCAACAATATTTTTTGGATATGACACTTTGGGACTGCTTTCTAAAAACACAGAGCACGTTTTGATAACATCACTGGGCTCGCTGCTTATAATATGGGTACTTGTGGAATTGCTGCATACGGAGATACAGATAATAAAAGGGGGAAAATTCAAAATCAGTATTTTTGTTGGGGTTGCCCTCATTGCATTTGTCAGAGATCTGCTTATACTTACCCTAAAACATGAAACTGACAGCATAACCACTTATTTTGTACTTGCATCTATTATGGTTTTGGGGTTAATTTACTGGCTTATTGCAAGACAGGAGCAACAGGGAACGAGAAGGAGCATTAAATGA
- the secA gene encoding preprotein translocase subunit SecA — protein sequence MIKQVAKKIFGTHNDRFLKKCRPIVERINSLEDKMAGLSNEELAQKTEDFRDELTSGKTLDDILEEAFAVVREVSKRTIGLRHFDVQLIGGYVMHKGKIAEMKTGEGKTLVATLSLYLNGIESKGAHLVTVNDYLARRDAAWMGPIYLFLGLTVGVIQPDKSFYVDWDDKENFTTKLVPCERKQAYDCDITYGTNNEFGFDYLRDNMKYDFSDYVQRDLNYAIVDEVDSILIDEARTPLIISGPTEESTDKYYTINAVVKNLKNEDHYTIQEKEKTASLTDKGISYVEKALGVENLYDIRNIDTLHFVNNALKAHAVFKKDVDYVVQNGEVIIVDEFTGRLMPGRRYSDGLHQALEAKEGVQIESENQTLASITFQNYFRMYNKLAGMTGTAETEAGEFIQIYSLDVIVVPTHMPMIRKDYPDQIYRTLDEKYKAISREIDEMHKKGRPVLVGTVSIEKSEILSKLLSKLGVPHEVLNAKNHEREATIVAKAGDKGAVTIATNMAGRGTDIKINEEVKSLGGLHIVGSERHESRRVDNQLRGRSGRQGDPGSSRFFLSLEDDLLRIFGSEKISYIMNKLGIEEGESIEHPMITRAIENAQKKVEAMHFEIRKHLLEYDDVMNQQRQIIYSLRREILEGKDIESILLENIENVIDSLFERYINSEIIDPEGLAGEIRKIFDLDFSVDGIDDKNASEYRESLLEQAKGKLEQKKEEFGEHFTGFARFLMMNVLDTKWKDHLLSMDYLRDSVGLRGYGQKDPLIEYKKESYNLFVGMMESIGFETVEYMMRVQVKIDEDVQLKEKERKTTEERRDIFSENRGEGEEKRQPVKRSQPKVGRNDPCPCGSGKKYKKCCGANEKAG from the coding sequence ATGATAAAACAGGTGGCAAAAAAAATATTCGGAACACACAACGACCGGTTCTTAAAAAAATGCCGTCCGATTGTTGAACGGATAAACAGCTTAGAAGATAAGATGGCCGGACTTTCCAACGAAGAACTTGCACAAAAAACGGAAGATTTTCGGGATGAACTTACCTCGGGCAAAACACTTGATGATATTCTGGAAGAAGCTTTTGCTGTTGTACGGGAAGTCAGCAAAAGAACGATAGGGTTGAGACATTTTGACGTCCAGCTTATCGGTGGTTATGTAATGCACAAAGGCAAGATTGCCGAGATGAAAACAGGTGAAGGGAAAACACTTGTCGCAACCCTTTCTCTCTACCTGAACGGCATAGAAAGCAAGGGGGCGCACCTTGTCACTGTAAACGACTATCTTGCCAGAAGGGACGCAGCGTGGATGGGTCCGATATATCTTTTTCTGGGACTGACGGTGGGGGTGATACAGCCTGATAAATCATTTTATGTGGATTGGGATGACAAAGAAAACTTCACCACAAAATTAGTCCCCTGCGAAAGGAAACAGGCTTACGATTGTGATATAACATACGGGACAAACAACGAATTCGGTTTTGATTATCTCCGTGATAATATGAAATATGATTTTTCAGATTACGTTCAGCGGGATCTGAACTATGCCATTGTTGACGAAGTGGACAGTATTCTTATAGACGAAGCCAGAACCCCTCTTATCATAAGTGGCCCCACAGAGGAAAGTACCGACAAGTATTATACAATAAATGCTGTGGTGAAAAACCTGAAAAACGAGGATCATTACACAATTCAGGAAAAGGAAAAGACAGCCTCTCTTACCGACAAAGGAATTTCATATGTTGAAAAAGCTCTTGGTGTTGAAAACCTCTATGATATAAGAAATATTGACACACTTCATTTTGTAAACAACGCCCTGAAGGCTCATGCCGTTTTTAAGAAGGATGTGGATTACGTTGTCCAGAATGGTGAAGTCATCATTGTTGATGAGTTTACCGGAAGATTAATGCCGGGCAGAAGATATTCAGACGGCCTTCATCAAGCGCTGGAAGCCAAAGAGGGAGTGCAGATAGAAAGTGAAAACCAAACACTGGCCTCAATAACATTTCAGAATTATTTCAGAATGTACAATAAACTTGCAGGCATGACAGGTACTGCTGAAACGGAAGCCGGAGAATTTATACAGATATATTCCCTGGATGTCATTGTAGTACCCACTCACATGCCCATGATCAGGAAAGACTATCCTGATCAAATATACAGAACACTGGATGAGAAATACAAAGCCATCAGCCGTGAAATTGATGAAATGCATAAAAAGGGAAGACCGGTCCTCGTGGGTACCGTTTCCATCGAAAAATCGGAAATCCTGAGCAAGCTCTTATCCAAACTGGGTGTCCCCCATGAAGTGCTGAATGCCAAAAACCATGAGCGGGAAGCAACTATTGTGGCCAAAGCGGGGGACAAAGGGGCGGTTACAATTGCTACCAACATGGCTGGTAGAGGTACGGATATAAAAATTAATGAAGAAGTTAAGTCTCTCGGCGGACTGCACATTGTAGGATCTGAGCGTCATGAATCAAGAAGGGTTGACAATCAACTGCGAGGCAGGTCAGGGAGACAGGGGGATCCCGGATCTTCCAGATTTTTTCTCTCTCTGGAAGATGACCTGCTGAGAATATTCGGTTCAGAAAAGATCTCCTACATAATGAACAAGCTCGGAATAGAAGAGGGCGAGTCAATAGAGCATCCCATGATTACCAGAGCTATAGAAAACGCTCAGAAAAAAGTGGAAGCTATGCATTTTGAAATCAGAAAGCATCTGCTTGAATACGATGACGTAATGAACCAGCAAAGGCAAATCATCTACTCACTGAGAAGAGAAATTCTGGAAGGAAAAGACATCGAGTCCATTCTGCTTGAAAATATAGAAAATGTTATAGACAGCTTATTTGAAAGATATATTAATTCCGAGATTATCGATCCGGAAGGCCTCGCCGGTGAAATTAGAAAAATATTTGATCTGGATTTCTCTGTGGACGGCATCGATGATAAGAATGCCTCTGAATACAGGGAAAGCTTACTCGAGCAGGCCAAGGGAAAACTCGAACAGAAAAAGGAAGAATTCGGAGAGCATTTCACCGGTTTTGCACGATTTCTTATGATGAATGTCCTGGATACAAAATGGAAGGATCATCTGCTCAGCATGGATTATTTGAGAGACAGTGTAGGCTTGAGAGGGTACGGTCAGAAAGACCCCTTAATCGAATACAAAAAGGAGTCCTATAACCTGTTTGTGGGAATGATGGAAAGTATAGGATTTGAAACGGTTGAGTATATGATGCGCGTCCAGGTCAAAATTGACGAAGATGTCCAGTTAAAAGAAAAAGAGAGAAAAACCACAGAAGAAAGAAGAGATATTTTCTCCGAAAATCGGGGAGAGGGCGAAGAGAAAAGACAGCCGGTCAAAAGATCACAGCCTAAGGTGGGAAGAAATGATCCGTGCCCTTGCGGAAGCGGGAAAAAATACAAAAAATGCTGCGGAGCAAATGAAAAAGCGGGTTAA
- a CDS encoding DUF2179 domain-containing protein, translating to MCKGFDLRKKGYLVTDVDGHGRDGPVKLLFSVVKRKELQKFLDVVHKYNPKAFYTVEDVRQVNAPYYHKPLRRFGRGIAKKK from the coding sequence TTGTGCAAAGGTTTCGATTTAAGAAAAAAAGGGTATCTTGTTACCGATGTTGACGGCCATGGAAGGGACGGACCCGTAAAGCTTCTTTTCAGTGTGGTTAAAAGGAAAGAGCTGCAAAAATTTCTGGATGTAGTTCACAAATATAACCCTAAAGCATTTTACACCGTTGAAGATGTGAGGCAGGTAAATGCGCCTTATTACCATAAGCCGTTAAGGAGGTTCGGCAGAGGGATCGCAAAAAAGAAATAA
- a CDS encoding IS5 family transposase — MYYLLKTKGVVMEKYIEPTVLDSMLDFKANDSTYLDKINSLIDWKKVKSILDKKYRWTKNTSGSRAYSPLLLFKILLVQSWEKLSDPQAEFALKDRLSVIRFVGVSVSGEVPDHSTISRFRSRLLELEIFDELFSEINRQLSELNLIVKSRKEAIIDATLVESSCRPRKVVNDIAEDRHEGDDDNDSSCGGSGGNNESNISYSKDTDASWLKKGNRAYYGYKQFFCVNSDGYILGEMVKSARESEVRNLAPLLQKLNLPKGTAIYADKGYSSESNRKDISGTYADMIMYKAARNKPLTGFQKFHNKAVSKVRYVVEQAIGLIKLHFGYSRSRFIGIDKVRLELSIHCMAYNLRKGALRMI, encoded by the coding sequence ATGTATTATTTATTAAAGACAAAAGGAGTTGTTATGGAAAAGTACATAGAACCCACAGTATTAGATTCAATGTTAGACTTTAAAGCTAATGATTCGACTTATCTTGATAAGATAAATTCACTTATAGACTGGAAGAAAGTAAAATCAATCCTTGATAAGAAATACAGATGGACTAAGAACACATCTGGCAGCAGAGCTTATTCCCCGTTACTTTTGTTTAAAATACTTTTAGTACAGTCGTGGGAAAAGCTGAGTGACCCTCAGGCTGAATTTGCCTTAAAGGATCGGTTGTCAGTAATAAGATTTGTAGGAGTAAGTGTATCCGGAGAAGTTCCGGATCACAGTACCATCAGCAGGTTTCGGAGCAGATTACTTGAATTGGAGATATTTGACGAGTTATTTTCAGAGATAAACAGGCAGTTATCGGAATTAAATTTAATAGTGAAAAGCAGGAAGGAAGCGATAATAGATGCGACATTGGTAGAGTCCTCGTGCCGTCCCCGTAAAGTAGTAAATGATATTGCAGAAGATCGGCATGAAGGAGATGATGACAATGATAGTTCCTGTGGTGGTTCCGGAGGGAATAATGAAAGCAACATAAGTTATTCGAAGGACACTGATGCGAGTTGGTTAAAGAAGGGTAATAGAGCGTATTATGGCTACAAACAATTTTTCTGTGTAAATTCGGACGGTTATATATTGGGAGAAATGGTAAAGAGTGCCAGAGAGAGTGAGGTGCGGAATTTGGCACCTTTATTACAAAAGCTTAATTTGCCTAAGGGAACGGCAATATATGCAGATAAAGGCTACAGCAGTGAATCTAACCGCAAAGACATATCAGGAACCTATGCAGATATGATAATGTATAAGGCAGCGCGGAATAAGCCACTTACAGGATTTCAGAAATTTCATAACAAGGCAGTAAGCAAGGTTCGTTATGTCGTTGAGCAGGCAATTGGATTGATTAAACTTCATTTTGGTTATAGTCGTAGCCGGTTTATAGGTATTGATAAGGTTAGGCTGGAATTGTCTATACATTGTATGGCATATAATCTGAGAAAGGGTGCTTTAAGAATGATTTGA
- a CDS encoding DUF5698 domain-containing protein yields MSILLTCLLIFVARICDVTIGTLRIIFVARGMRYFASFLGFFEILIWIVVVAKVMGNEVNMYAYLAYAAGFSVGNFIGISIENKIAMGNLIVRVITGKDAYVIINDLRLLNHPNIFKFH; encoded by the coding sequence ATGAGCATACTTTTGACATGTCTCCTTATTTTTGTTGCAAGGATTTGTGATGTTACGATTGGTACCTTGAGAATTATTTTCGTTGCCAGAGGGATGAGATATTTTGCCAGCTTTCTGGGCTTTTTTGAGATTCTTATCTGGATTGTGGTTGTGGCAAAGGTTATGGGCAATGAAGTAAATATGTATGCATACCTGGCTTATGCTGCAGGTTTTTCTGTGGGCAATTTTATAGGTATATCAATAGAAAATAAAATTGCTATGGGTAATCTTATTGTCAGGGTTATTACCGGAAAAGATGCATATGTCATTATAAACGATTTGAGACTTTTGAATCATCCTAATATTTTTAAATTTCATTAA
- the corA gene encoding magnesium/cobalt transporter CorA, with product MKGFDIHSALKRTSKKFGKAPGTLEYTGDYKAEPTSIIMYSFDTESFSENEVDDVQKLKRELPKGKVNWIRLHGFRDIPKIRQIGQIFDINSLVLEDALNPYQRAKVEDMGNYLYITLKVFEGGKTLHDINAHQMNIILMDNCVITLNEAREPYLDLILDRIKRSEGRIRGKGHDYFVNAVVDLIVDSYFIVLEGISDNLENLEKKLREKDVKDFVGSVYDLRRLLTSVRRAIWPIRDIVAYLDSGASKLVSDEIKFYIKDIYDHIMHLIETVESLRDVTASLLDLHMTDLSNRMNEIMKMLTIISTLFIPLTFIVGVYGMNFKYMPELDVRWAYPVVWLVMIIIAGLMLLFFKKKDWI from the coding sequence GTGAAAGGTTTTGATATACACAGCGCACTGAAAAGAACCTCCAAAAAATTCGGGAAAGCTCCGGGGACTCTTGAATATACGGGTGATTATAAGGCAGAGCCGACGTCGATTATTATGTATTCCTTTGATACTGAGAGTTTTTCAGAAAATGAGGTTGACGATGTACAGAAGCTGAAAAGAGAGTTGCCAAAAGGGAAAGTAAACTGGATAAGACTGCACGGTTTCAGGGATATTCCCAAAATCAGGCAAATAGGGCAAATTTTTGATATTAATTCATTGGTACTTGAGGATGCTCTAAATCCTTATCAGCGGGCTAAAGTGGAGGATATGGGCAATTATCTGTACATTACACTTAAGGTTTTTGAGGGAGGCAAAACTCTCCACGATATAAATGCACATCAGATGAATATTATTTTAATGGATAATTGTGTTATAACTCTCAACGAAGCCAGGGAACCTTACCTGGATCTGATTCTTGACAGGATAAAAAGAAGCGAGGGCAGGATAAGAGGAAAGGGTCATGATTATTTTGTCAATGCTGTAGTTGATTTGATTGTGGACAGTTATTTTATTGTTCTTGAAGGGATTTCCGATAATCTGGAGAATCTTGAAAAGAAACTTCGTGAAAAAGATGTAAAGGATTTTGTCGGTTCGGTATATGACTTAAGACGCCTCCTTACATCAGTCAGAAGGGCAATCTGGCCGATAAGGGATATCGTTGCCTATCTTGACAGCGGTGCTTCAAAATTAGTTTCAGATGAAATAAAATTTTATATTAAAGACATTTATGACCATATAATGCATCTGATTGAAACTGTGGAGTCACTGAGAGATGTGACGGCCAGTCTGCTTGATTTGCATATGACCGATTTGAGCAACAGGATGAATGAGATTATGAAAATGCTGACAATCATATCAACACTCTTTATTCCCCTCACTTTTATAGTGGGCGTTTACGGGATGAACTTTAAGTATATGCCTGAGCTGGATGTGCGTTGGGCTTATCCGGTGGTTTGGCTTGTGATGATTATTATTGCCGGGCTGATGCTGCTGTTTTTCAAAAAGAAAGACTGGATATAG
- the nth gene encoding endonuclease III translates to MLIATVLSAQCTDERVNKVTRVLFDKYPDAESMSDSDPEELMEIVRPTGFYKNKASNILKISKKIAGDYQGKLPLDMEKLTELPGVGRKTANVVLGNFGMAEGIVVDTHVKRITTRIGIVSADDPEKIEKELMVLIPKNRWNKFSHQVIAFGRDICRSRTPKCNECGMNKFCAYFFDKGGVR, encoded by the coding sequence CTGCTCATTGCTACGGTACTAAGCGCACAATGCACGGATGAAAGGGTAAACAAGGTAACGCGTGTTTTATTTGATAAATATCCTGATGCAGAAAGTATGTCTGACTCCGATCCGGAAGAGTTAATGGAGATAGTCAGACCAACAGGTTTTTATAAAAATAAAGCATCAAATATTCTGAAAATTTCAAAGAAAATTGCCGGAGATTATCAGGGCAAACTTCCTCTTGATATGGAAAAACTGACTGAGCTGCCGGGCGTGGGCAGGAAAACGGCCAATGTCGTTTTGGGGAATTTTGGCATGGCTGAAGGAATTGTTGTGGATACCCATGTAAAGAGAATTACGACACGAATCGGAATTGTCAGTGCCGATGATCCTGAAAAGATTGAAAAAGAGTTGATGGTATTAATTCCTAAAAACAGATGGAATAAATTCAGCCATCAGGTTATTGCTTTTGGAAGAGATATATGCAGATCCCGGACACCAAAGTGTAATGAGTGCGGAATGAATAAGTTCTGTGCTTATTTTTTTGATAAAGGAGGAGTCAGGTGA
- a CDS encoding menaquinone biosynthesis decarboxylase — MAYKDLRSFIKKLEKEGELVRVKEEVDPVLEITEITDRVSKKHGPALLFEKVKGSKHPLLINAFGSEKRMNLALEVDDLNELGRRIINLVDRNVPQNFMDKLKSLPMLKELNQILPKMVKTGPCKEVIIKGDEVNIEKFPILKCWPLDGGRFITLPNVFTKDPETGARNCGMYRMHVYDKQTTGMHWHLHHHGADHFRKARKAGLEKIEVAVVLGSDPAVTYAATAPAPDGVDEMLLAGFIRKQSVELVKCETVDLEVPSNSEIVVEGYVNVDELRTEGPFGDHTGYYSLSDEYPVFHITCISHRKDAVYPTTIVGKPPMEDCYMGVATGKIFLPLLKKQVPEIVDMALPLEGVFHNMMFISIDKKYPQHAKKIMNFIWGTGQMMFTKMIVVVDEDVDVQNTSEVLWRMGNNVDWKRDAVVMEGPLDALDHSSPYPHWGSKIGIDATKKWESEGHTREWPPDIVMEEQIKKLVDKKWKKYGIKLDD; from the coding sequence ATGGCATATAAAGATTTGCGCTCCTTTATAAAAAAGCTGGAAAAAGAGGGGGAGCTTGTCAGGGTTAAGGAAGAAGTTGACCCGGTATTGGAGATAACAGAAATCACAGACAGAGTTTCAAAAAAGCACGGCCCTGCCCTATTGTTTGAAAAGGTGAAAGGTTCAAAACACCCTCTTTTGATTAACGCTTTTGGTTCAGAGAAGCGTATGAATCTGGCATTGGAAGTGGATGACCTTAATGAGCTTGGCAGGCGTATTATTAACCTGGTGGACAGGAATGTCCCTCAGAACTTTATGGATAAGCTCAAGTCTCTGCCAATGCTCAAGGAGCTTAATCAGATCCTGCCCAAAATGGTAAAGACCGGCCCATGCAAAGAGGTAATAATTAAAGGCGATGAAGTAAACATAGAAAAGTTTCCTATACTGAAGTGCTGGCCTTTGGACGGCGGACGATTTATTACACTGCCGAATGTTTTTACAAAAGACCCGGAAACAGGTGCCAGAAATTGTGGGATGTATCGTATGCATGTTTACGATAAACAGACCACAGGAATGCACTGGCACCTTCATCATCACGGAGCTGATCATTTCAGAAAAGCCAGAAAGGCCGGTCTTGAAAAGATTGAAGTGGCAGTGGTCTTGGGAAGCGATCCGGCTGTCACATATGCTGCCACAGCACCTGCTCCTGACGGGGTTGATGAAATGCTTTTGGCCGGTTTTATACGTAAGCAATCAGTGGAGCTTGTTAAATGTGAGACTGTTGATTTAGAGGTACCTTCTAATAGCGAAATTGTTGTTGAAGGGTATGTCAATGTGGATGAATTGAGAACAGAAGGCCCTTTTGGTGATCATACCGGGTATTATTCTCTCTCCGATGAGTATCCTGTATTTCATATTACATGTATCAGTCACAGGAAAGATGCTGTCTATCCCACCACAATAGTTGGCAAGCCTCCTATGGAGGATTGTTATATGGGGGTTGCCACTGGGAAAATATTCCTCCCCCTTTTAAAAAAGCAGGTCCCGGAAATAGTGGATATGGCGCTGCCTCTGGAAGGTGTATTTCACAATATGATGTTTATTTCAATAGATAAAAAATACCCTCAGCATGCAAAAAAAATAATGAATTTTATCTGGGGAACAGGGCAGATGATGTTCACCAAAATGATAGTTGTTGTTGATGAAGATGTGGATGTCCAGAATACATCTGAAGTGCTCTGGCGGATGGGCAATAATGTTGACTGGAAAAGGGATGCTGTGGTGATGGAAGGACCCCTTGATGCACTGGACCACTCATCGCCATACCCTCACTGGGGTTCGAAAATCGGGATAGATGCAACCAAAAAATGGGAATCGGAAGGACACACAAGAGAGTGGCCGCCGGATATTGTCATGGAAGAGCAAATCAAGAAGCTTGTTGATAAAAAATGGAAAAAATACGGCATAAAGCTTGATGATTAA
- the ubiE gene encoding bifunctional demethylmenaquinone methyltransferase/2-methoxy-6-polyprenyl-1,4-benzoquinol methylase UbiE, whose amino-acid sequence MEEKSKKIQRMFDGIADRYDLLNRLLSFRRDVAWRKKAIELLEVKENHKILDLACGTGDMIGELKRQTKNSDIIGADFSKNMLFKAKRKQPDIMLLAGDAHSLPFKPDSFDRVMIAFGFRNVTDKNKGLEELFRVVKPGGRLCILEFSQPEGFVFSRLYRLYFTKILPFLGGLISGDRRAYEYLPDSVYKFPPKNEYKKMIIESGFERVQFNPMTFGICDATICFK is encoded by the coding sequence TTGGAAGAAAAATCTAAAAAAATACAGCGGATGTTTGACGGCATTGCCGACAGGTATGATTTGCTCAACAGGCTTCTGAGCTTCAGAAGAGATGTTGCCTGGCGTAAAAAAGCCATTGAACTGCTTGAAGTGAAAGAGAATCATAAAATCCTCGATTTGGCTTGCGGCACAGGTGATATGATAGGCGAGCTTAAAAGACAGACAAAAAATTCGGATATAATCGGTGCGGACTTCAGCAAGAATATGCTGTTTAAGGCTAAAAGAAAGCAGCCCGATATAATGCTCCTTGCCGGCGATGCTCATTCTTTGCCTTTTAAACCCGATAGTTTTGACAGGGTTATGATTGCTTTCGGTTTTCGCAATGTTACGGATAAAAATAAAGGTCTGGAAGAGTTGTTTCGGGTTGTCAAGCCCGGCGGACGATTGTGTATACTGGAATTTTCTCAGCCAGAGGGTTTTGTATTCAGCAGACTTTACAGGCTATATTTTACGAAAATACTTCCTTTCCTTGGGGGTTTGATTTCCGGGGACAGAAGAGCATATGAATATCTTCCTGATTCTGTGTATAAATTTCCCCCCAAAAATGAGTATAAAAAGATGATTATCGAATCAGGCTTTGAAAGGGTACAGTTTAACCCTATGACATTCGGAATCTGTGACGCTACTATTTGTTTCAAATAA